Proteins encoded by one window of Drosophila melanogaster chromosome X:
- the rdgA gene encoding retinal degeneration A, isoform L, with the protein MQQQQQPSIDQLPEPTASTSNSATTKPTIATATTSTTTTSGNNFHQQLQATTAATMQRLRTTFTRSRTPTGAEMKMQNSLEVPKQVRSASFDEMQLESQRASSSLLKQQSSSSASADERSSEAGFLQVPLAAHQQRSHSFDSATASAGSDDSGTFLEVPRRLKARRSSSTKTPPPCIHCHYLEEYERRMTAEQRYFIDHRELTALSYSNTSSEASEDEDEVEGHNAEEEEEGSAAIEDAEEETTEAATEEADEDPRTEVESEHDHDPDDDAALEMDIRIGNMSQGSSIEESRARLPRQMRRHTIGSSSVTSASEDEGLEGSDNGSPHFGNTLLPPQPTTPCGITFTLSPTNGDYPSPPHLPLDPGSPPISPCSSNSGRLPALAPIISTPCSSADADDAGAAMGLPVRARRRSISRQEAIFVEPTGNSLENVSHEEVDNSNTKSSVDTADSLDEASTMATCGSPGAAGGSGASSSHHNAFVVRDIYLMVPDLKRDRAASVDSCFSKLSSNAKTEELQPSADGCFLTVPNINATRSRSVDIVLPTDEQARYKALSMTGSTVTYADGRTASASNSRRPIRIVPDWTENAVQGEHYWKPTSASGDLCCLNEECIKSGQRMKCSACQLVAHHNCIPFVNEKSTLACKPTYRDVGIRQYREQTTTHHHWVHRKLEKGKCKQCGKFFPMKQAVQSKLFGSKEIVALACAWCHEIYHNKEACFNQAKIGEECRLGNYAPIIVPPSWIVKLPTKGNFKSSIRVSNKNNAASGSGGGGAGGGAGGGGGKSKKQTQRRQKGKEEKKEPRAFIVKPIPSPEVIPVIVFINPKSGGNQGHKLLGKFQHLLNPRQVFDLTQGGPKMGLDMFRKAPNLRVLACGGDGTVGWVLSVLDQIQPPLQPAPAVGVLPLGTGNDLARALGWGGSIFFQGYTDEPIGKILREIGMSQCVLMDRWRVKVTPNDDVTDDHVDRSKPNVPLNVINNYFSFGVDAHIALEFHEAREAHPERFNSRLRNKMYYGQMGGKDLILRQYRNLSQWVTLECDGQDFTGKLRDAGCHAVLFLNIPSYGGGTHPWNDSFGASKPSIDDGLMEVVGLTTYQLPMLQAGMHGTCICQCRKARIITKRTIPMQVDGEACRVKPSVIEIELLNKALMLSKRKHGRGDVQVNPLEKMQLHILRVTMQQYEQYHYDKEMLRKLANKLGQIEIESQCDLEHVRNMLNTKFEESISYPKVSQDWCFIDSCTAEHYFRIDRAQEHLHYICDIAIDELYILDHEAATMPQTPDQERSFAAFSQRQAQNERRQMDQAQGRGPGSTGRILLAGCWPTGAGLANRTVRTADELPLQERLTLYQQQVAEQLPYQDRRMFLHLHFRKRRVEI; encoded by the exons atgcagcagcagcaacaaccgtCCATCGACCAGCTGCCCGAGCCCACAGCTTCGACCAGCAATTCGGCCACAACTAAACCGACAattgcaacagcaaccacatcgacaacaacaacgtCTGGCAACAACTTCCACCAGCAACTGCAAGCAACAACGGCAGCCACCATGCAACGCCTGCGAACAACCTTTACGCGATCACGCACTCCAACAGGTGCCGAAATGAAGATGCAGAATAGCCTGGAGGTGCCCAAGCAG GTGCGCTCCGCCTCTTTCGACGAGATGCAACTGGAGTCGCAGCGTGCCTCCTCCAGTCTGCTCAAGCAGCAATCCTCATCATCGGCCTCGGCAGACGAACGCTCCTCGGAGGCTGGCTTCCTGCAGGTTCCATTGGCGGCCCATCAGCAAAGATCCCATAGCTTCGATTCGGCAACTGCCTCGGCGGGCAGCGATGACTCGGGCACCTTTTTGGAGGTGCCACGACGGCTGAAGGCTCGACGCAGTTCGTCAACCAAGACACCGCCGCCTTGCATCCATTGTCACTATCTGGAGGAGTATGAGCGTCGTATGACCGCCGAACAGCGTTACTTCATCGATCATCGCGAGTTAACGGCTTTGAGCTACAGCAATACCAGCTCGGAGGCGagtgaggatgaggatgaagTTGAGGGCCATAACgcggaggaagaggaggagggCAGTGCGGCCATCGAGGATGCCGAGGAGGAGACCACGGAGGCAGCTACCGAAGAAGCGGATGAAGATCCCCGCACCGAGGTTGAGTCCGAGCATGATCACGATCCGGATGACGATGCCGCATTGGAGATGGATATTCGCATTGGCAACATGAGCCAAGGCAGCAGCATCGAGGAGTCGCGCGCCCGCCTACCGCGACAAATGCGGCGTCACACCATCGGTAGCAGCTCGGTCACCTCGGCCTCCGAGGATGAGGGCTTGGAGGGCTCGGACAATGGTTCGCCGCATTTTGGCAACACCTTGTTGCCACCACAGCCGACAACACCATGTGGCATAACCTTCACGCTAAGTCCAACCAATGGGGATTATCCTTCGCCGCCGCATCTGCCCTTAGATCCCGGCTCGCCGCCCATTTCGCCCTGCTCCTCCAATTCGGGTAGATTGCCAGCTCTGGCCCCGATCATTTCCACGCCCTGCTCCTCGGCGGATGCCGATGATGCTGGTGCCGCTATGGGTTTGCCAGTCCGAGCAAGACGTCGTTCGATTTCGCGACAGGAAGCGATATTCGTGGAGCCCACTGGTAACTCACTGGAGAACGTTTCGCACGAGGAGGTGGACAACAGCAATACCAAGTCATCGGTGGACACGGCTGATTCACTGGACGAGGCCTCGACCATGGCCACGTGTGGCTCACCCGGAGCCGCCGGTGGCAGTGGTGCCTCCTCCAGTCATCATAACGCCTTTGTTGTGCGAGATATTTACCTAATGGTACCGGATTTGAAGCGAGATCGCGCCGCCTCCGTGGATTCGTGCTTCTCCAAGCTCTCGTCGAATGCCAAAACGGAGGAGCTGCAACCAAGTGCCGATGGTTGCTTCCTTACCGTACCGAATATAAATGCAACTCGATCGCGATCCGTGGACATCGTGCTACCAACTGACGAGCAAGCCAGATATAAGGCTTTATCCATGACCGGATCCACTGTCACCTATGCAGACGG GCGTACCGCTTCGGCCAGCAACTCCCGTAGACCGATACGGATTGTGCCCGATTGGACGGAGAATGCCGTGCAGGGCGAGCACTATTGGAAGCCCACCTCCGCCTCCGGCGATCTCTGCTGCCTGAATGAGGAGTGCATT AAAAGCGGCCAGCGGATGAAGTGCTCCGCCTGCCAACTGGTTGCCCACCACAACTGCATACCGTTCGTCAACGAGAAGAGCACCCTGGCCTGTAAGCCCACCTATCGGGATGTGGGCATACGGCAGTACCGTGAGCAGACCACCACCCATCATCATTGGGTGCATCGCAAGTTGGAGAAGGGCAAGTGCAAGCAGTGCGGCAAG TTCTTTCCTATGAAGCAGGCGGTGCAAAGCAAGCTATTTGGGTCGAAGGAGATTGTGGCGTTGGCCTGTGCGTGGTGCCACGAGATTTACCACAACAAGGAGGCCTGTTTTAACCAGGCCAAAATCGGCGAGGAATGTCGTCTGG GCAACTATGCGCCCATCATTGTGCCGCCATCGTGGATTGTGAAGCTGCCAACCAAGGGCAACTTCAAGTCCTCGATACGCGTGAGCAATAAGAACAATGCCGCATCGGGATcaggaggtggtggtgctggtggcggtgccggtggcggtggtggcaaGAGCAAGAAGCAAACGCAGCGGCGACAGAAGGGCAAGGAGGAGAAGAAGGAGCCGCGAGCGTTCATTGTGAAGCCCATTCCATCGCCGGAGGTAATCCCGGTCATTGTGTTTATTAATCCCAAATCGGGCGGCAATCAGGGCCACAAGCTGTTGGGAAAATTCCAGCATCTGCTCAATCCGCGCCAGGTTTTCGATCTTACGCAAGGCGGTCCCAAAATGGG CCTGGACATGTTCCGCAAGGCGCCCAATCTGCGGGTGCTGGCTTGCGGTGGCGACGGCACCGTCGGCTGGGTCCTTTCCGTCCTGGATCAAATCCAACCGCCGCTCCAGCCAGCTCCGGCGGTTGGTGTCCTGCCCCTGGGCACTGGCAACGATCTCGCTCGCGCTCTCGGATGGGGAGGG TCTATTTTCTTTCAGGGCTACACGGACGAACCGATCGGGAAGATACTGCGCGAGATCGGGATGTCCCAGTGCGTGCTAATGGATCGCTGGCGGGTTAAGGTCACGCCCAACGATGACGTCACCGATGACCATGTCGATCGCAGCAAGCCCAATGTCCCATTGAATGTCATCAACAACTATTTCTCCTTCGGCGTGGACGCGCACATCGCTTTGGAATTCCATGAGGCACGTGAGGCTCATCCGGAGCGCTTCAATTCGCGCCTGCGCAACAAGATGTACTACGGCCAGATGGGCGGCAAGGATTTGATTCTGCGCCAATACCGCAACCTCTCGCAATGGGTGACGCTCGAGTGTGATGGTCAGGACTTTACCGGAAAATTACGCGATGCCGGCTGCCATGCCGTGCTCTTCCTAAACATTCCCAG CTATGGCGGTGGCACCCATCCATGGAACGACTCCTTTGGCGCCTCCAAGCCATCGATTGATGACGGACTAATGGAGGTTGTTGGCCTGACCACCTACCAGCTGCCCATGCTGCAGGCTGGCATGCATGGCACGTGCATTTGCCAGTGCCGCAAGGCCAGGATCATCACCAAACGCACCATTCCGATGCAGGTGGATGGTGAGGCATGTCGCGTCAAGCCATCGGTGATCGAGATCGAGCTGCTCAACAAGGCACTGATGCTGTCGAAAAGGAAGCACGGACGCGGCGATGTTCA AGTGAATCCCCTGGAGAAGATGCAGTTGCACATTTTGCGCGTGACCATGCAACAGTACGAGCAGTACCACTATGACAAGGAGATGCTACGCAAATTGGCCAATAAGTTGGgtcaaatcgaaatcgaatctCAGTGCGATTTGGAGCATGTGCGCAATATGCTCAACACCAAGTTCGAGGAATCCATCTCCTATCCAAAGGTCTCACAGGATTGGTGCTTCATCGACT CCTGCACCGCTGAGCACTACTTCCGGATCGATCGTGCCCAGGAGCATCTGCACTATATCTGCGACATTGCCATCGATGAACTGTATATCCTGGACCACGAGGCGGCCACCATGCCGCAGACACCCGATCAGGAGCGCTCCTTTGCAGCCTTCTCGCAGCGGCAGGCACAGAACGAGCGACGCCAAATGGATCAGGCCCAGGGTCGCGGCCCGGGCAGCACCGGTAGGATCCTGTTAGCTGGCTGCTGGCCAACGGGGGCGGGACTGGCCAATCGTACCGTTCGTACCGCTGACGAGTTGCCGCTCCAGGAGCGCCTAAcgctctaccagcagcaggtGGCCGAGCAGCTGCCGTACCAAGATAGGCGCATGTTCCTTCACCTCCACTTCCGCAAGCGTCGCGTCGAGATCTGA
- the rdgA gene encoding retinal degeneration A, isoform J, producing the protein MQQQQQPSIDQLPEPTASTSNSATTKPTIATATTSTTTTSGNNFHQQLQATTAATMQRLRTTFTRSRTPTGAEMKMQNSLEVPKQVRSASFDEMQLESQRASSSLLKQQSSSSASADERSSEAGFLQVPLAAHQQRSHSFDSATASAGSDDSGTFLEVPRRLKARRSSSTKTPPPCIHCHYLEEYERRMTAEQRYFIDHRELTALSYSNTSSEASEDEDEVEGHNAEEEEEGSAAIEDAEEETTEAATEEADEDPRTEVESEHDHDPDDDAALEMDIRIGNMSQGSSIEESRARLPRQMRRHTIGSSSVTSASEDEGLEGSDNGSPHFGNTLLPPQPTTPCGITFTLSPTNGDYPSPPHLPLDPGSPPISPCSSNSGRLPALAPIISTPCSSADADDAGAAMGLPVRARRRSISRQEAIFVEPTGNSLENVSHEEVDNSNTKSSVDTADSLDEASTMATCGSPGAAGGSGASSSHHNAFVVRDIYLMVPDLKRDRAASVDSCFSKLSSNAKTEELQPSADGCFLTVPNINATRSRSVDIVLPTDEQARYKALSMTGSTVTYADGRTASASNSRRPIRIVPDWTENAVQGEHYWKPTSASGDLCCLNEECIKSGQRMKCSACQLVAHHNCIPFVNEKSTLACKPTYRDVGIRQYREQTTTHHHWVHRKLEKGKCKQCGKFFPMKQAVQSKLFGSKEIVALACAWCHEIYHNKEACFNQAKIGEECRLGNYAPIIVPPSWIVKLPTKGNFKSSIRVSNKNNAASGSGGGGAGGGAGGGGGKSKKQTQRRQKGKEEKKEPRAFIVKPIPSPEVIPVIVFINPKSGGNQGHKLLGKFQHLLNPRQVFDLTQGGPKMGLDMFRKAPNLRVLACGGDGTVGWVLSVLDQIQPPLQPAPAVGVLPLGTGNDLARALGWGGSIFFQGYTDEPIGKILREIGMSQCVLMDRWRVKVTPNDDVTDDHVDRSKPNVPLNVINNYFSFGVDAHIALEFHEAREAHPERFNSRLRNKMYYGQMGGKDLILRQYRNLSQWVTLECDGQDFTGKLRDAGCHAVLFLNIPSYGGGTHPWNDSFGASKPSIDDGLMEVVGLTTYQLPMLQAGMHGTCICQCRKARIITKRTIPMQVDGEACRVKPSVIEIELLNKALMLSKRKHGRGDVQVNPLEKMQLHILRVTMQQYEQYHYDKEMLRKLANKLGQIEIESQCDLEHVRNMLNTKFEESISYPKVSQDWCFIDSCTAEHYFRIDRAQEHLHYICDIAIDELYILDHEAATMPQTPDQERSFAAFSQRQAQNERRQMDQAQGRGPGSTVTCTT; encoded by the exons atgcagcagcagcaacaaccgtCCATCGACCAGCTGCCCGAGCCCACAGCTTCGACCAGCAATTCGGCCACAACTAAACCGACAattgcaacagcaaccacatcgacaacaacaacgtCTGGCAACAACTTCCACCAGCAACTGCAAGCAACAACGGCAGCCACCATGCAACGCCTGCGAACAACCTTTACGCGATCACGCACTCCAACAGGTGCCGAAATGAAGATGCAGAATAGCCTGGAGGTGCCCAAGCAG GTGCGCTCCGCCTCTTTCGACGAGATGCAACTGGAGTCGCAGCGTGCCTCCTCCAGTCTGCTCAAGCAGCAATCCTCATCATCGGCCTCGGCAGACGAACGCTCCTCGGAGGCTGGCTTCCTGCAGGTTCCATTGGCGGCCCATCAGCAAAGATCCCATAGCTTCGATTCGGCAACTGCCTCGGCGGGCAGCGATGACTCGGGCACCTTTTTGGAGGTGCCACGACGGCTGAAGGCTCGACGCAGTTCGTCAACCAAGACACCGCCGCCTTGCATCCATTGTCACTATCTGGAGGAGTATGAGCGTCGTATGACCGCCGAACAGCGTTACTTCATCGATCATCGCGAGTTAACGGCTTTGAGCTACAGCAATACCAGCTCGGAGGCGagtgaggatgaggatgaagTTGAGGGCCATAACgcggaggaagaggaggagggCAGTGCGGCCATCGAGGATGCCGAGGAGGAGACCACGGAGGCAGCTACCGAAGAAGCGGATGAAGATCCCCGCACCGAGGTTGAGTCCGAGCATGATCACGATCCGGATGACGATGCCGCATTGGAGATGGATATTCGCATTGGCAACATGAGCCAAGGCAGCAGCATCGAGGAGTCGCGCGCCCGCCTACCGCGACAAATGCGGCGTCACACCATCGGTAGCAGCTCGGTCACCTCGGCCTCCGAGGATGAGGGCTTGGAGGGCTCGGACAATGGTTCGCCGCATTTTGGCAACACCTTGTTGCCACCACAGCCGACAACACCATGTGGCATAACCTTCACGCTAAGTCCAACCAATGGGGATTATCCTTCGCCGCCGCATCTGCCCTTAGATCCCGGCTCGCCGCCCATTTCGCCCTGCTCCTCCAATTCGGGTAGATTGCCAGCTCTGGCCCCGATCATTTCCACGCCCTGCTCCTCGGCGGATGCCGATGATGCTGGTGCCGCTATGGGTTTGCCAGTCCGAGCAAGACGTCGTTCGATTTCGCGACAGGAAGCGATATTCGTGGAGCCCACTGGTAACTCACTGGAGAACGTTTCGCACGAGGAGGTGGACAACAGCAATACCAAGTCATCGGTGGACACGGCTGATTCACTGGACGAGGCCTCGACCATGGCCACGTGTGGCTCACCCGGAGCCGCCGGTGGCAGTGGTGCCTCCTCCAGTCATCATAACGCCTTTGTTGTGCGAGATATTTACCTAATGGTACCGGATTTGAAGCGAGATCGCGCCGCCTCCGTGGATTCGTGCTTCTCCAAGCTCTCGTCGAATGCCAAAACGGAGGAGCTGCAACCAAGTGCCGATGGTTGCTTCCTTACCGTACCGAATATAAATGCAACTCGATCGCGATCCGTGGACATCGTGCTACCAACTGACGAGCAAGCCAGATATAAGGCTTTATCCATGACCGGATCCACTGTCACCTATGCAGACGG GCGTACCGCTTCGGCCAGCAACTCCCGTAGACCGATACGGATTGTGCCCGATTGGACGGAGAATGCCGTGCAGGGCGAGCACTATTGGAAGCCCACCTCCGCCTCCGGCGATCTCTGCTGCCTGAATGAGGAGTGCATT AAAAGCGGCCAGCGGATGAAGTGCTCCGCCTGCCAACTGGTTGCCCACCACAACTGCATACCGTTCGTCAACGAGAAGAGCACCCTGGCCTGTAAGCCCACCTATCGGGATGTGGGCATACGGCAGTACCGTGAGCAGACCACCACCCATCATCATTGGGTGCATCGCAAGTTGGAGAAGGGCAAGTGCAAGCAGTGCGGCAAG TTCTTTCCTATGAAGCAGGCGGTGCAAAGCAAGCTATTTGGGTCGAAGGAGATTGTGGCGTTGGCCTGTGCGTGGTGCCACGAGATTTACCACAACAAGGAGGCCTGTTTTAACCAGGCCAAAATCGGCGAGGAATGTCGTCTGG GCAACTATGCGCCCATCATTGTGCCGCCATCGTGGATTGTGAAGCTGCCAACCAAGGGCAACTTCAAGTCCTCGATACGCGTGAGCAATAAGAACAATGCCGCATCGGGATcaggaggtggtggtgctggtggcggtgccggtggcggtggtggcaaGAGCAAGAAGCAAACGCAGCGGCGACAGAAGGGCAAGGAGGAGAAGAAGGAGCCGCGAGCGTTCATTGTGAAGCCCATTCCATCGCCGGAGGTAATCCCGGTCATTGTGTTTATTAATCCCAAATCGGGCGGCAATCAGGGCCACAAGCTGTTGGGAAAATTCCAGCATCTGCTCAATCCGCGCCAGGTTTTCGATCTTACGCAAGGCGGTCCCAAAATGGG CCTGGACATGTTCCGCAAGGCGCCCAATCTGCGGGTGCTGGCTTGCGGTGGCGACGGCACCGTCGGCTGGGTCCTTTCCGTCCTGGATCAAATCCAACCGCCGCTCCAGCCAGCTCCGGCGGTTGGTGTCCTGCCCCTGGGCACTGGCAACGATCTCGCTCGCGCTCTCGGATGGGGAGGG TCTATTTTCTTTCAGGGCTACACGGACGAACCGATCGGGAAGATACTGCGCGAGATCGGGATGTCCCAGTGCGTGCTAATGGATCGCTGGCGGGTTAAGGTCACGCCCAACGATGACGTCACCGATGACCATGTCGATCGCAGCAAGCCCAATGTCCCATTGAATGTCATCAACAACTATTTCTCCTTCGGCGTGGACGCGCACATCGCTTTGGAATTCCATGAGGCACGTGAGGCTCATCCGGAGCGCTTCAATTCGCGCCTGCGCAACAAGATGTACTACGGCCAGATGGGCGGCAAGGATTTGATTCTGCGCCAATACCGCAACCTCTCGCAATGGGTGACGCTCGAGTGTGATGGTCAGGACTTTACCGGAAAATTACGCGATGCCGGCTGCCATGCCGTGCTCTTCCTAAACATTCCCAG CTATGGCGGTGGCACCCATCCATGGAACGACTCCTTTGGCGCCTCCAAGCCATCGATTGATGACGGACTAATGGAGGTTGTTGGCCTGACCACCTACCAGCTGCCCATGCTGCAGGCTGGCATGCATGGCACGTGCATTTGCCAGTGCCGCAAGGCCAGGATCATCACCAAACGCACCATTCCGATGCAGGTGGATGGTGAGGCATGTCGCGTCAAGCCATCGGTGATCGAGATCGAGCTGCTCAACAAGGCACTGATGCTGTCGAAAAGGAAGCACGGACGCGGCGATGTTCA AGTGAATCCCCTGGAGAAGATGCAGTTGCACATTTTGCGCGTGACCATGCAACAGTACGAGCAGTACCACTATGACAAGGAGATGCTACGCAAATTGGCCAATAAGTTGGgtcaaatcgaaatcgaatctCAGTGCGATTTGGAGCATGTGCGCAATATGCTCAACACCAAGTTCGAGGAATCCATCTCCTATCCAAAGGTCTCACAGGATTGGTGCTTCATCGACT CCTGCACCGCTGAGCACTACTTCCGGATCGATCGTGCCCAGGAGCATCTGCACTATATCTGCGACATTGCCATCGATGAACTGTATATCCTGGACCACGAGGCGGCCACCATGCCGCAGACACCCGATCAGGAGCGCTCCTTTGCAGCCTTCTCGCAGCGGCAGGCACAGAACGAGCGACGCCAAATGGATCAGGCCCAGGGTCGCGGCCCGGGCAGCACCG ttacGTGCACTACATGA